A genomic segment from Gossypium hirsutum isolate 1008001.06 chromosome D04, Gossypium_hirsutum_v2.1, whole genome shotgun sequence encodes:
- the LOC107948945 gene encoding uncharacterized protein, with the protein MAGGGNFMHRVISYVVNELVVDRLANSPAFQRFAVRTSKRIEDISSMAEKKRQELAEQMKEISKNMESKN; encoded by the exons ATGGCTGGAGGAGGAAATTTCATGCACAGAGTTATATCTTATGTCGTCAATGAGCTTGTCGTTGACAGACTTGCAAACAG tcCTGCATTCCAAAGATTTGCTGTGAGGACATCAAAGAGGATAGAAGATATCTCCAGTATGG CTGAGAAGAAGAGGCAAGAACTTGCTGAACAAATGAAAGAAATCTCGAAAAACATGGAG TCTAAAAACTAA
- the LOC107899545 gene encoding protein SCO1 homolog 1, mitochondrial, which produces MATAIWRNASRLRSFNRCLYARSLSQFRSSIPSSTTTPHSLCAPSLPSFPPAIPVGAEFKSLGIYGRFLSNSTATPTENQEKPSSSLKTNSEETQNTGGSQQSSGSEGKPVRGGPVSWLSFLLLLATGIGIIFYYDNLKKRHIEEISNASKAVKEGPSAGKAAIGGPFNLVNHDGKRVTEKDFKGKWTLVYFGFTHCPDICPDELLKLAAAIDKIKEKAGIDIVPVFISVDPERDTIEQVREYVKEFHPKLVGLTGTPDEIKKVARAYRVYYMKTAEEDSDYLVDHSIVMYLMDPNMEFVKFFGKNNDVNSLTDGVIKEISQRKK; this is translated from the exons ATGGCTACTGCTATTTGGAGAAACGCATCTCGTTTACGAAGCTTTAATCGGTGTCTTTATGCCCGCAGTCTGAGCCAATTCAGATCCTCCATTCCATCTTCAACCACAACCCCCCACTCTCTTTGCGCTCCATCTCTCCCTTCCTTCCCACCT GCTATTCCTGTTGGAGCTGAATTCAAATCCTTGGGAATTTATGGAAGGTTTTTATCTAATTCCACCGCAACTCCTACCGAAAATCAAGAGAAACCGTCTTCGTCATTGAAAACCAATTCTGAAGAGACCCAAAACACTGGAGGTTCGCAACAGAGCAGTGGTAGTGAAGGCAAGCCTGTTCGCGGCGGG CCTGTTTCATGGTTGAGTTTTCTTTTGCTGCTTGCCACTGGAATCGGTATTATTTTTTACTACGACAATCTAAAGAAAAGACATATTGAAG AAATTAGTAATGCTTCCAAGGCTGTGAAAGAAGGGCCATCTGCTGGAAAAGCAGCCATCGGGGGTCCATTTAATCTTGTAAATCATGACGGTAAACGTGTTACTGAGAAGGACTTTAAGGGGAAGTGGACTTTGGTATATTTTGGCTTCACTCACTGTCCAGATATCTGCCCAGATGAGCTGCTAAAGCTAGCTGCTGCTATTGACAAAATAA AGGAAAAGGCTGGAATAGACATTGTGCCCGTATTTATCTCTGTTGATCCTGAAAGAGATACCATTGAGCAAGTACGCGAATATGTGAAAG AGTTTCATCCAAAATTAGTAGGGTTAACTGGTACACCGGACGAGATAAAGAAAGTTGCTCGTGCATATCGAGTTTATTATATGAAGACGGCAGAGGAAGATTCAGATTACCTTGTTGATCATTCCATAGTCAT GTACTTGATGGATCCAAATATGGAATTTGTGAAGTTTTTTGGGAAGAATAATGATGTCAATTCACTAACCGACGGTGTAATCAAAGAGATAAGTCAACGAAAAAAATAG